The following coding sequences are from one Cyanobacteriota bacterium window:
- a CDS encoding proteasome-type protease — protein sequence MTYCLGIVTCYGLVMAADSRTNAGVDYISTYQKLFNFSQPGDRVILICTAGNLAITQSVLTALKRDLSLADTPNLHTMPTLYDAARYVGNKVREVQTYDREWLQKDGIDFQCSFLLGGQIQGQATELFLIYSQGNCIQATPETPFLQIGEAKYGKPILDRIVTCETSLEAATKAALLSIDSTMRSNASVGPPIHLMKYYVNSFVIDHQIQLNSGDPYLITMRKLWESSLRDAFDQIPDPSWH from the coding sequence ATGACCTACTGCCTTGGGATTGTAACGTGCTATGGCTTGGTAATGGCGGCAGATTCTCGCACAAATGCAGGTGTAGACTACATTTCCACATATCAGAAATTGTTCAACTTTTCACAACCTGGCGATCGGGTAATCTTGATCTGCACAGCGGGCAACTTGGCAATCACCCAAAGTGTGCTCACAGCCCTCAAGCGAGATCTCAGCCTTGCAGATACACCGAACCTGCATACGATGCCGACGTTATATGATGCGGCCCGATACGTAGGTAACAAAGTGCGTGAAGTGCAAACCTACGATCGAGAATGGCTGCAAAAAGATGGCATTGACTTTCAATGCAGTTTTCTCTTGGGCGGACAGATTCAGGGACAGGCTACAGAGCTATTTTTAATCTACAGCCAGGGTAATTGCATTCAAGCAACACCCGAAACTCCCTTCCTACAAATTGGGGAAGCCAAATACGGCAAGCCCATTCTGGATCGCATTGTTACCTGTGAAACCTCATTAGAGGCAGCTACCAAAGCAGCATTGCTATCGATCGACTCCACCATGCGTTCCAATGCGTCTGTAGGGCCGCCCATCCATTTAATGAAATACTATGTCAACAGCTTTGTGATCGACCACCAAATTCAATTGAACTCTGGGGATCCGTACTTGATTACAATGCGTAAACTGTGGGAGTCCTCACTGCGAGATGCCTTTGATCAAATTCCAGATCCAAGTTGGCATTAG
- a CDS encoding precorrin-8X methylmutase, producing the protein MEWHSTDAQSLAIIDQEIGDHSFSPAEYEILRRVIYATADFEYKSLIRFSEQSLQAGAAALAARTTIIVDAPMVQVGITPLIQATFANPVYCSMDALTRPQKEKTRIAWGIETLAQRYPEGIFVVGQAQTALATIVEMIEQEAIRPALVIGATAGFIDADVLKDRLRDSLVPHIRIDGRKGSSVVAVAILEGLIELAWEAYGKEPL; encoded by the coding sequence ATGGAATGGCATAGCACTGATGCTCAAAGCTTAGCAATCATTGATCAGGAAATCGGCGATCATAGCTTCTCTCCTGCGGAATATGAAATTTTGCGTCGAGTCATCTATGCCACAGCAGACTTCGAGTACAAGTCCCTGATCCGATTTTCTGAGCAATCCTTGCAGGCAGGTGCAGCTGCACTGGCGGCTCGGACAACGATCATTGTGGATGCCCCCATGGTACAGGTTGGCATTACACCGCTAATCCAAGCTACCTTTGCCAACCCTGTGTATTGCAGCATGGATGCCCTGACAAGACCTCAAAAGGAAAAAACCCGCATAGCTTGGGGGATTGAAACCTTAGCACAGCGCTATCCAGAAGGCATCTTTGTGGTGGGGCAAGCCCAAACAGCTCTAGCGACGATCGTGGAAATGATTGAGCAGGAAGCGATTCGTCCTGCGTTGGTGATTGGGGCAACGGCTGGCTTTATAGACGCTGACGTACTCAAGGATCGCCTTCGAGATTCCCTCGTGCCCCACATTCGGATTGATGGCCGCAAGGGCAGTTCTGTTGTAGCTGTGGCCATCTTAGAAGGGCTGATCGAGCTAGCTTGGGAAGCCTATGGCAAAGAGCCACTCTAA